GAATTAACAAATGGCACTCCAGTTCTAAGTTTTCTCTCTCCTCAAACCTATGGAGTAGCAGCCGTTACTATAGCGTTTTTCAGCCTAGTAGGGCTGGCGAGGTAAGATATAGGAATCCACTGTTAATCTAGATAAACGTGCGCCCATATTCTGAAGACTTGCGGAGAAAAATAGTTGAGAGATACATAGACGGGAAGACCTCTCAACGCAAGCTAGCCGAACAGTTTCATATAGCATACAGCTTTGTACGCAAACTAACGAAGCAATATCGAGAGACCGGGACTATCCGTCCGAAGCAGCGAACAGAACAAACCCCCAGCAAACTCAGTGCTGAGCATCTGGCTGTGTTGAGTGGCTTAGTTGAG
Above is a window of Neosynechococcus sphagnicola sy1 DNA encoding:
- a CDS encoding helix-turn-helix domain-containing protein; this translates as MRPYSEDLRRKIVERYIDGKTSQRKLAEQFHIAYSFVRKLTKQYRETGTIRPKQRTEQTPSKLSAEHLAVLSGLVETNNDATLSELCDLLDEAVGVRVSITTMFRMLQKLNLTLKKNTASP